The Deinococcus koreensis genome window below encodes:
- a CDS encoding tetratricopeptide repeat protein — protein MQPHAQTPEEAVLRALRQRRQGAVLVYTGPAGVGKTHAARELLRRAAVRSYSLSATLPLAEWPARLPAPRGLPAWADHALRQPGGDGGLSALAALIAALAPTGLQIDDLHDAPGAQVTALSTLAGLLSNARGVALLFTSRQSAPAGLPSCEVQPLDEAGTAQLTAQELGAGVPAEVSTWIYTHARGNPLFTLEYLRYLARSGHLYSDGQRWHWRPPGDARVPGRVEALIDLTLGRAGEHRPLLDARACVPDAEPEVWAQVAGVSADGLTRGAAALQDQGLLTPPGASFSHPLYPEVLRARQTPEQRRSLARRALQAYRADPLRAVDFLDEAGLTPAEAGALLEQAAAQAERGGQGQRAGLLLARASDLDTGGRQPGLALRAAGLLHTTDLPRALELARRALDDPALVGEALPLAAALSARTGGRDVLEAVLAKLPAGPPGEAPGLPNVRLLNVRIVALQGVGDHAGVVELWAAADETQRAQADVQTERAVAISLLAVGRQEDAALRLAALLERALSGAERLQLRGVQVMLLYHQGEYRAAADLAGETAGLLEAAGNLVGAGALYHNRAAFLRMLGEFGDAMFSVRRALELRRRLGDPRGYASSLGMLGELELERGELDAAEDALSEALGVLTYLDGAHFLLNTLCMLTYLYTLSDAPLSASLALHHAGRALTAAHALGNPRLLVETLADASRAHTRAGDPRTGLELAEDAAARAAALSSDHRTQARNAVARGLALEGLGRAAEALEALRDAEHLARAHQGEYEADRIALDIARLCGDQAALERLAATFEARSQGLGALLARRALGGPLPVAGRAPELRVLGPLELGSGPVRGERRRALLLRLLEARLSGRAEVTRLDLADELYPDRPEAQALGALKQAVAALRAAAGRGVIQTTPGGYALGPVSSDAEAFLARPELGLWRGPLPPDTGEALREALSRALLTCAQQALDSDPAACARAGRLLLEADPLDSAALRLTLQALRQEHNHRSLARVYASAREAHAGVGVALPERWQDYLARTEG, from the coding sequence ATGCAGCCCCACGCGCAGACTCCGGAAGAGGCGGTGCTGCGGGCCCTGCGGCAGCGTCGGCAGGGCGCCGTGCTGGTCTACACGGGGCCGGCGGGGGTGGGCAAGACCCACGCCGCCCGCGAACTGCTGCGCCGCGCCGCGGTGCGGAGCTACAGCCTGAGCGCCACGCTGCCGCTGGCCGAGTGGCCGGCCCGGCTGCCGGCGCCGCGGGGGCTGCCGGCCTGGGCCGACCACGCGCTGCGCCAGCCCGGCGGCGACGGGGGCCTGAGCGCCCTGGCCGCCCTAATCGCGGCGCTGGCGCCCACCGGGCTTCAGATCGACGACCTGCACGACGCCCCAGGGGCGCAGGTCACGGCCCTGAGCACGCTGGCCGGCCTGCTGAGCAACGCGCGCGGGGTGGCTCTGCTGTTCACGAGCCGGCAAAGCGCGCCGGCGGGCCTGCCCAGCTGCGAGGTGCAGCCGCTGGACGAGGCGGGCACGGCGCAGCTGACGGCTCAGGAGCTGGGGGCCGGGGTTCCGGCCGAGGTCAGCACCTGGATCTATACCCACGCGCGGGGCAATCCGCTCTTCACGCTGGAGTACCTGCGCTATCTGGCGCGCAGCGGGCACCTGTACAGCGACGGCCAGCGCTGGCACTGGCGCCCCCCGGGGGACGCCCGCGTGCCCGGCCGCGTCGAGGCGCTGATCGACCTGACCCTGGGCCGCGCCGGCGAGCACCGCCCCCTGCTGGACGCCCGCGCCTGCGTCCCGGACGCGGAGCCGGAGGTCTGGGCCCAGGTCGCCGGGGTATCGGCGGACGGGCTGACGCGGGGGGCGGCGGCCCTGCAGGATCAGGGGCTGCTGACCCCGCCCGGAGCCAGCTTCAGCCACCCGCTCTACCCCGAGGTGCTGCGCGCCCGCCAGACGCCCGAGCAGCGCCGGAGTCTGGCCCGGCGCGCCCTGCAGGCGTACCGGGCCGACCCCCTGCGGGCGGTGGACTTTCTGGACGAGGCGGGCCTGACCCCGGCCGAGGCAGGCGCCCTGCTGGAACAGGCCGCCGCCCAGGCCGAGCGCGGCGGCCAGGGGCAGCGGGCGGGGCTGCTGCTGGCCCGCGCCAGCGATCTGGACACGGGCGGGCGTCAGCCGGGGCTGGCCCTGCGCGCCGCCGGGCTGCTGCACACCACCGATCTGCCGCGCGCCCTGGAACTGGCCCGGCGCGCCCTGGACGACCCGGCGCTGGTCGGGGAGGCGCTGCCGCTGGCCGCCGCCCTGAGTGCCCGCACCGGCGGCCGGGACGTGCTGGAAGCGGTGCTGGCGAAGCTGCCCGCCGGGCCCCCTGGAGAGGCTCCGGGGCTCCCGAACGTCCGCCTGCTGAACGTCCGCATCGTGGCCCTGCAGGGGGTCGGAGATCACGCGGGGGTGGTCGAATTGTGGGCTGCGGCCGACGAGACGCAGCGCGCCCAGGCCGACGTGCAGACCGAGCGGGCGGTGGCGATCTCGCTGCTGGCGGTGGGCCGGCAGGAGGACGCGGCCCTGCGGCTCGCGGCCCTGCTGGAGCGGGCCTTATCCGGCGCCGAGCGCCTGCAGCTGCGGGGCGTGCAGGTCATGCTGCTCTACCACCAGGGCGAGTACCGCGCGGCGGCCGACCTGGCGGGCGAGACCGCCGGGTTGCTGGAGGCCGCCGGCAACCTGGTCGGTGCCGGCGCGCTCTATCACAACCGCGCGGCCTTCCTGCGGATGCTGGGCGAGTTCGGGGACGCCATGTTCAGCGTGAGGCGGGCGCTGGAGCTCCGCCGCCGCCTGGGCGATCCACGCGGCTACGCCAGCAGCCTGGGCATGCTGGGCGAGCTGGAGCTGGAACGCGGTGAGCTGGACGCCGCCGAGGACGCGCTGAGCGAGGCGCTGGGCGTGCTGACCTATCTCGACGGCGCCCACTTCCTGCTGAACACGCTGTGCATGCTGACCTACCTGTACACCCTGAGCGACGCGCCGCTCTCGGCCTCGCTGGCGCTGCACCACGCCGGTCGGGCGCTGACGGCGGCCCACGCGCTGGGCAACCCCCGCCTGCTGGTCGAGACCCTGGCCGACGCGAGTCGGGCGCACACCCGCGCCGGCGACCCCCGGACCGGCCTGGAGCTGGCCGAGGACGCCGCCGCGCGGGCCGCCGCGCTGAGCAGCGACCACCGCACCCAGGCCCGCAACGCCGTGGCACGCGGGCTGGCGCTGGAGGGCCTGGGGCGGGCCGCCGAGGCGCTGGAGGCCCTGCGGGACGCCGAACACCTCGCCCGCGCCCATCAGGGAGAGTACGAGGCCGACCGCATCGCCCTGGACATCGCGCGGCTGTGCGGGGATCAGGCGGCGCTGGAACGGCTGGCGGCCACCTTCGAGGCGCGGAGCCAGGGACTGGGCGCCCTGCTGGCGCGGCGGGCGCTGGGCGGCCCCCTCCCGGTGGCCGGCCGCGCCCCGGAGCTGAGGGTGCTGGGCCCGCTGGAACTGGGCAGCGGGCCCGTGCGCGGCGAGCGGCGCCGCGCCCTGCTGCTGCGCCTGCTCGAAGCGCGGCTCTCGGGCCGGGCCGAGGTCACGCGGCTCGATCTGGCCGACGAACTGTACCCGGATCGCCCGGAGGCGCAGGCGCTGGGCGCGCTCAAGCAGGCGGTGGCGGCCCTGCGCGCGGCCGCCGGGCGAGGGGTGATCCAGACCACTCCCGGCGGCTACGCGCTGGGCCCGGTCTCCAGCGACGCCGAAGCCTTCCTGGCCCGCCCGGAGCTGGGTCTGTGGCGCGGGCCGCTGCCCCCGGACACGGGCGAGGCGCTGCGGGAAGCGCTCTCCCGCGCCCTGCTGACCTGCGCGCAGCAGGCGCTGGACAGCGACCCCGCCGCCTGTGCCCGGGCTGGCCGCCTGCTGCTGGAGGCCGACCCGCTGGACTCCGCCGCCCTGCGGCTGACCCTGCAGGCGCTGCGCCAGGAGCACAACCACCGCAGCCTGGCCCGCGTGTACGCCTCTGCCCGCGAGGCCCACGCCGGGGTGGGCGTGGCCCTGCCGGAGCGCTGGCAGGATTACCTCGCCCGGACAGAGGGCTGA